Sequence from the Deltaproteobacteria bacterium genome:
TTATACGAATACGTTACTCATAAAAATATCATCTAAACTCAGCAAGAGAAGCAAACTAGGAAATTCATCTGTATTGAGTAATAACTTAACCGATTTTTTATCACTAAAATCATAAGCACTCTTCGAACCTAATCTAATTATTATGATTAAGCAGTCTTGGCGATGCAAACTAAGCGATTAAACGAATCCTTAAGTTAGCATTACCCAAAATCTGCGTCAATAAACACCGCACATTCAGTCAGGGCTCTGGATTGGTCTGTCTCGGGCTGTGGTGTGGAGAGCAATCAAATGTTTTGCACTGCAAAAAATTGTTGCTGCGGACGTCCGATCATCATCCGGATGATTAATGGCCGCAGAGTACCTATTCACATCTAGTGAATAACCTAGCTGCTACCATTGCGAGATGGAAAGCGGGGTTGTTACGCACCTGGCAACAGAAGCGTAATATGATGATTTAATTTTCGTGAAATAAATTTAATCTAAATTAAGTTGCCGCGTGTTGGGCTGTTTTATGAATTTTTTTATGAAGGTTTTTATTTATCTTTTGGTTTAACGACTGCTTTAATGAATTTATTGCAGATAAATATAATGAAGCATCAGCTAATGAAATATGAGGCCGACATTCATGGAGTTCTTGTGCTAAATAATTTAAGTCGATATTGTTTTTTTCTCGTTTTACAATAAATAATGCTGATGTAAGCTTTTCAAGAACATCGATATTTTTTGAGCCTACTTGAGTAGCAACAAATAAAATATCTTTTTCAATTTTTTTGTTATTTACTGAAACTACCTTGTTTGTATTTTTTATACATAAACGAGGTCCATATGGTGGATTAGATTCTTGTTCTAAAACTTCGTATGCTATTAACATTGATATTTGTTCGCTTAAATCAAACGAATGTGGTCCATCGCTATGCATAATAAAAGTTAGACCAAGTGGTTTACCGCATAATTCTTGTAGAAGATAAGCTGCTTTTTGCACATGAATAGCGGCACAGTAATTACCATTAGCGCGAAGTGCATTAATAAGATTAACAATAACGTCGTGGTTAGTAATAGTTGTCATTGCTGTCTCCACTTATAACAATATTTAAATATGATTATTGTTTGTTTCTATAAGTTTACGAGCATTGTCAATCTTGTCTCGATCGACAAACACACGGTTTATTTTTAGCTGCTCAGGAGCCGTAAACTTCTTTTTAGCAAATAAACGAAAAAGTAACGAGTGTGAAGATATGCTTTTTTTATTTTTTGAATAATATACAGGAAAATTGAAATCATTATCTTCCCCACTTTTAAATGGCACAGTATCAATACGAACATTATCGTTACCTATTTTTTCACATATATTATTATAAATTTTATTGGTTAAATTTTCGTTTGATTCGATAGATTCATTATCAATATCATCTGGTAGTGGTTCGTATAACAATTTAAAGTGTTTTCTTTGAGCAAGAATATTAGCAAATATATTTATTTTGTTATTTAGGTCGTTGAAGGATTGTTTAAATATTTGATTCCATATTTCATGGTCATTAATGAGCAAAAATTCAGCTAAGTTAGTAGGAAAACCTTTAGGATATAATTCTTTAATAAATTCTCTTAAATGTATATCATAAATTCTCCGTATGGGATGATAATAAATCTGCATAAACATAAAATATCTTGCTAAATATAGGGCTTCAGCACAGTAAAGACCACCATGAGTAATTCCGAATGCAGGAGTTTCATCATTTGGGTCATTTTTGCGTGGCAAAATTCGCATGCAATCAATTAAACGAATGTGGTCAAATTTTCCATAAGCTACACCTGCATGCCAAGAATCACGAAGAAGATAGTCAATTCTATCAGCCCCAAGAGCATTGCCGGTGATAATTTGAGAAAGTATTAATTCAATATCTGTAAATGTATTATTAACATCTTTTTTGTATTTTTTCGGTCCAACAGCAATTTTTGCAACACGCTCAGCATCTATGCGGATATCCTTCCAGATAGCTTGCATTTCATCGCTTTGGATAAAATCAATAGTTATTTTTTCATGATCCCAACCTTGAGGTAACAATTCTTTTTCAGCTGCATGTGAAAAAGGTAAATGCCCGATATCATGGCATAGAGCAGCCATACGTAATACACGGCGCCAATATTCTAGATCAAAATCACTACCAAAAATATCGGCAGCTCGTCGGCATGCTTGTAAATTATTTCGTGCTGTTACAACATCATAGATACGACTGGCTACTTCCATAACTCCTAAGCTATGCTCAAATCGTGTATGTGTCGCACCAGGATATATGAAATAGGTAAGCGCTAATTGATGTATATGACGTAAACGTTGTAAAGGTCGTGAATCTAAAACACGTCGTTCATCAGAATCTAGTTTTATGAATCCATGGATTGGATCGCGGATTTCATGAATCATTATCGCCCCCACTTAAAATAAATACAGCTAATAAATTAATAGCACATTACACTTAAATTTAACAAATAACAATTAATTTAGATATTCAAGTAACTCTTTCACCGACTTAATCACAAACACCTTATCCCAATAACGCTTCAGTATATTTGTATCACGGCAAGCAAGAATTTGCTTTGCTTCATCATCTGACACTTCAATATTGCGATGCTCTAAAATTTTTAATAGCGAACGGGTTTCACCAATTACTTCGCCTTCGCCCTTACCTATGGTATATCCCTCGCTACGCCCTTGGGCTTCACGTTCATCACCGCGAATATGCACAAAACGTTTAACAACCATCATCCAAGTATCAAAG
This genomic interval carries:
- a CDS encoding HD domain-containing protein; the protein is MIHEIRDPIHGFIKLDSDERRVLDSRPLQRLRHIHQLALTYFIYPGATHTRFEHSLGVMEVASRIYDVVTARNNLQACRRAADIFGSDFDLEYWRRVLRMAALCHDIGHLPFSHAAEKELLPQGWDHEKITIDFIQSDEMQAIWKDIRIDAERVAKIAVGPKKYKKDVNNTFTDIELILSQIITGNALGADRIDYLLRDSWHAGVAYGKFDHIRLIDCMRILPRKNDPNDETPAFGITHGGLYCAEALYLARYFMFMQIYYHPIRRIYDIHLREFIKELYPKGFPTNLAEFLLINDHEIWNQIFKQSFNDLNNKINIFANILAQRKHFKLLYEPLPDDIDNESIESNENLTNKIYNNICEKIGNDNVRIDTVPFKSGEDNDFNFPVYYSKNKKSISSHSLLFRLFAKKKFTAPEQLKINRVFVDRDKIDNARKLIETNNNHI